ctgatgggctttttagaccaatgcatgaattctggaTCTTTGGAGGCGACtgcattgacttcttggtgctgtcgGCGCCGACTGCGCCTGTCATCAgcttggcttgtaaagacgacataggTTGTGTGCTCGTCTGGGAACTCGTATTAGATGGCTCCGGCTGTTGGGTGGGCGGCCGACTGCTGAGGAGCCGGAGGTGGTTGGCCAGTAGGCAGGGGAGGCAGCAGCCATTCGCCCTTGGAGATCCGagtgagccaatgacacttccgggttatatggttggacggcttcgcgccgctgtggaacttgcagggggcatcgagggtttgctcgtaggagaaagcaggctgccaagccggcttgccgcctttctgacgCTTGGGTATGGactgcccttctggctgctggtcttcgactgttgcCACCTGCCGGTTGGTGGAAGTCGGCATAGGGGCCTTGCGTTTGTTGTCGTTCTAATGCGGGCGCCGATTGGTATCGCCAGGGGTCGGAGGGAGCACCTTTCCAGAGGCGTCCACGCAGAGCTCcgacttcattgaggagtcggtagtggcgtacttgtctgctatgatcagcagttcgtcgagcgtagccggctcgtcgcagagaagtcggtgcttgaggagggtgccttctcggcacccggtggtgaagtactctatagcttgcacctcgtgcaccccttcacaggagttgcggagctcggcctagCGTGTCAGGTAGTCGCAGCTGGACTGGGTCGAGCCTTGGACACACAGGGAAAGTTGACGTGTCTTGGGtgcccgcttgtacgtgctggtgaagttgcggatgaagagttCTGTGAAGTCCAAccagctgttgacgctgtaaggcttgaggctgttcaaCCAGGTGCATgccgtgccttgaagcatgagggggacgtacttcacggagccgttatacttgggcgtgtctcttgggagcgagaaccctttgagaAAGGGCTCATCGTGAATGCGGggaccgaaacaaggcgggccaacatcatcttcttcttctagcgccagggatcgcgccaggcggtcgatccaatGGTGGGCATCGTTCTCGCTGATTCCTTCGTGGCGGCCCAGCCGCCCGCTGAGCGTCGGGTGCTCAACAGGCGGCAGGGAGGGATATCTCTCCCTGcggggtggaggaggaggcgggttaTCACCTTGCCGCTCCATGGCtcgggggcggccttctgcgtcgcgcttGATGGTGAGGCGTGTCCGACTACGGCTAGCAGTCGGCTCCTTATCTTTTCACTCGCGGGCTTCGCCTGCAGTCAGCGTCCGGGcggtcgcgccgtgctctcggcgagggggAGGACTCTCGGCGCGGGCACCGACCTCTTGCCGTTCTGTGGCCGCGTCGATGAGCTGCTGGACGCGTCTCGTCATGCAGCATAGCTCGTCACCGTCCAAGCCTTCTAGCTCGTCTGCCACCACCTGGGCAGCACGTAGGTTCTCGAGtggcgtggcgtagactgggcggtcggccCCCAGTATGCTGGCGATGACCGCGCCGCGCTTCTTTATAGCGCCAAGCCGGCTGGGCCCGCCAGCAGGCGGCGTGCCGGAGGCGGCACGATCAACCTCGCGCTGATAAGCCTCGATGAGGCatctcatggaggctatcttctTGCCATTCTCGATGAGGGCAAGGCGGTCGGCCtctagcgtctcggcgtcggcgtcagcCGGAATGGGAGCGGACAGGTCATGCAGTGCCGTCTGCAGAGTGTCGCGGGCGTTCTCGTCGGATGCAGCATcgtggctgatgaccagcaccttAGTGACGGTGTTGCCGCTGCTGTCGGCACGAGGAAGAGGGTCACcgatgaccaccacgttggtggggaaggcgtcgagggatgccatgtcggagtcgacgagcatcgggtcagtggagccgATCAACTCCAGGTCGGAGGTGGGCTCGCTGGCGATgtcgagcttgccaaggaggttgATGAGGCAGCTCTCGGAGTTGGTTGCACCTGCGTCTGGCGCGGGCTCGTTGGAGAGGCAGACCTTAccgagaagatcggcgaggcagctcgctgcgctgGCGGCGTCGATGCCATGCAGCacatcggggcaagcgccatcgggcgtgccgggctggctacgctcgttaggaaggaagagggttcccgtccagagcaggtctccggacgacggtgcacctggccccatggtgggtgccaaatgtcgtgtggtaggtgcgacatatgccaaaggatggctaatcattgtgggagccagtaagacatcgccggtgcctggaaacgggataaggcaaagacatgcacgccggtgaatcttacccaggttcggggctctcctaggagataacacccctagtcctgctctgcggggtctccgcatgatcactaaatcagtaagtagctacaagaggctccttgagctgttcggctagaggaagaagaagggcaaggctagctctcctcttctctctatgaGGTGTGTGTAGTTCTaatggatcaaccctttgcatgggtgccctgggggtttatataggcctacccccgaggggtacaatggtaatccggctggatgtgggtccaggccgtcagtgtctatggTTGTCGGCTgctccgccggccgctggggcccgccgactggtgggtcccgtcggCTGTCGGCCTCTTGGTCGACAGGCTGGGCCCGCAGCCCATGGGTCCTGTCGGCTACTCATTACTGTAGCCTCGCtcttgatgacgatggctttgtcggggcaaacctggctacagtaccgccgcctggcgggtgctcactgtagccttaccctgTCTTATCTGCTTAATGGCGCACAAACTTCTAGGGCGGGAGTAGGCCGGCTATTGGGAACCGGCCTCCCCCTGTGCCGACTGGTCAGGTCAAGCCGCCCTCTGGTGGCTCTCTGGCAAGAGGGGCATGCCGCCTGCATGCCATACTGACAACCCGTCGTGGGTgacgtcatggtcaacatggcaacagtgccgcgccggacgaggGATGGCCGCCCGGTACGGTGCTCTGTGGCCCCGCTCGttccgggatttgggggtggcaggcttcactgtagccacgccccgtcttatcgccgttatgtgggtgcaaactttgagggtatatgccaggccgcctgctaggagtcggcccacttCGGGATGGCTTGCTGAACCTTGCCGCCTTCCTGCAGCCGGCTACTGGACCAGCCGTCCAGGAGAAGGCGGCCCTTCGTCTTGgatgcttgaggggcgcagtcggccCGTTGTTTTTGAACAACCAGGGGGAGCGGATAAGGCTACccgtggttatttactccgacgccttaggacaattcttccaactccaatgcatgcaatctattgagccaagcatacccgggaagccgcgagctttgttcatctccaatagcTTTACGGCGTCTTCAgtattgggagatctcaaatactcctggcaaacacttgcacaatttcgaccgcgaagcgcttgacacacatgatggcttgtctctcacccatggccaagtagtcatcaactagatcagcaggaataccgtatgccaacatacgcaaagcggctgtcaccttctgaaaggtgctatgcccgagctcttcggcagcattcctcctttgctgaaaagctgatcatggctcgctagtttatctacaatgcgcctgaacaactcggtgctcatcctaaaccggcgccGAAAGTACGACTCGGGTACACAGGATTATCCGCaaaatagtgcctcatcaatctgttgtgggcatcgatcctatccctccaaattttctgccgacccataaccgaaccaccgtgcttcagtTTTTTgttgatgtgcatagctaggatcattgcaagatcctcctcctcttcaatatcaaattcttctttggaagaatcatatgacgaactcatctacaatgatCAATTTAAACTAGGCTATAAAAACTACAAACAACGTGCATCAAATTCATGTAAAAATGTGAAGttgaagcaatacataccttgcaagcgtattgtcgaacaccttgtgggtgcTGAGCGGTAGTGGGCGGCCGGGCGCTGTTCGTCGGAGGAATGGCGcgcgcgaggggcggcggcgactggAGGGAGAAGAAGGAAGTGGCAGCGGagcggggataggccggggaagtgCCGGAATGGTCGCCGGAACCAACGGCGTGGTGCGGGCGGCGGCACCAGCGCCTGGGTCGGGGTAGGTGGAAGTCGCGAGCGGGCGCTCGAGTGTGCGACGCACAGTAATGGGCGTAGCAAATAAACGGCGCGTGATGGCGTTTCGGACCGCGCGTTGAACTCTTTATACCGCGCACGCGGTTATTGCGCCTCTGCTGGAGCTCGCTGAGCGGTTGCGTGTGCTAAAAACCAAAAATTTCTGTTGCGGCGCTtatatagcgcggctgttggagatgctcttagcacgACATGGACGGTGGCTGGCCTGACAATAGGGCTAAATGTCTCGTCAAAATCGTTCCCTGGCTGTCGAGAATAGCCATGGACAACCTGTCAAACCTTGTGGTGACCTGAGTGTATCACCAAGTTGAATTTGTGCTTGTAGATCCATTTTCGTAAAACAATGTTAGGCCAAGACGACGAGCAAGTGATCACGTGCGTACGGTTGTGAGAatccacaattttattttattttgcggaATGAGAGTCCacaattttctactccctccgttcctaaatataagtctttgtagagatttcactatgaaccacgTTCGGATGTATATAAatacattttaagtgtagattcatccattttactccgtatgtagtccacctagtgaaatccctacaaagacttatatttaggaacggagggagtatcatagaTGCATGCTAATGTGGTTGTGAAGTGCACTTTGTATGTTTATGGAACGGGATATATGTTTTTTGTCACAAGACCCTACCTtatggcctctttgattcacattTAAAAACGGGTACAGAAAGAACACGAGATTGCAATATCATGAACACTGGAATCCGGTCCGTTTTCTGTATTTCCGTTGCCGCACTGTGGACGTTTTTTCTGTTGTTGTTTTTTTTGTTCGTTTATCTCTGTGATAATGGAACCCGGTCCATTTCGGATCGTATGGAGAGAAAAAAAATGAACACTGGAATCGTAAAATGAGTTtgtgtgcaccaaagtttgtttgaTTACCTTATGGCAAAAGCTGATAAACCGAGGATTCTTTACAAGCGATTTGAGTGGCTTGAGTTTCATATAATAAATAACAAAGGAAGCTTTAGGGAAAAAAATTCAATTCTTTGAATCGTCCGAAATTTCTATGaacaaaaatcctttgaatcaaaggaggctTGAAACCGATCAAATTAACATGGTGGGTACTTGGAAAATCAAATCTGACGATGGTGAGTTTTCCAGTGGGCTGAATGCCGTCGGtgagaagaaaagaaaaacagcACGAGTTCACGGCCTGCGTTCCCTGGCAATGTGTCCGGCTCTATTGGACCGATTACATTACACAAACTCACACAAAGCAAACGTAAACAGATACAATTATCTGGCAAAATAGGTACCTCAGCACTGAGGTTTTTTTTAATAGAATATATAAAAGCGGTCTTCCCTCGATCTCCGTTAAAAGAAACGATCATATATAGTTCTTACAAGCAGCTAAAAAGAAAAGAAGTACAAACAGCAGCTGAAAAGACTAGCTGCAACTAAGCCATCACAGCGGCCAGAAGGAAAGGATAGGGAAACCCAGGACGCAGCCTGGTTCCAAACCAACAAAAGATCACCATCACCATCCAGACTCCCAGttgaactaggttcaaataaaatcgCACAAGACAAACACGGACTGACTAGTTGTGGCATGCACGCCCACGCACGAGCACGATGGGTAAGCTATGTTTCAACCTTATCTAACAAGCTCGCCGCATCTGAATCTTGTCCTCCGTCCTCTCTTCCTCCGCCATCGTCTCTGGACGCCTGTCCCCCATCTGAGAAGCTGCCTTGCCCGTCTGACGTCTGCGGATCGTCTGACGTCTGCGGATCGTCCCTGGCACGGCGAATATCCTGTACCCTGGCCAGCCGCTCCTTCCGCCGAGCGATCTCCCAGATCTCGTCCATGCTCAGACGGTAGTCGTGCGCGGCGACCTTCTCACTCAATGTCGGGAACTGCTTCACGATGAAACACAAGGTAGAGTTATCGAGTTTTGAGTTGGTGGTCAAGCCCTCCAGGAGCGCGAGCTGTTCCATGACGGGCTCGTCCTCCGTGTACTGGAATGTGATGGCCTTCACATAGGGCACGCTTCGAAGCGGAACATCCACCGTTAGGTCCAGATCATAGGTGCGCGCCACTGCGCGCCACACGGCAGCTGCAGTGGCGTGGGGAGCGTAGACCGGAAGGAGGCGGTCGGAGAGCGTGGCGAGGATGTGGCCACGGCACAATGCATCCATGTGCGCCCACTGCTTGCCGGCGGCCGTCTTCTCGTCGAGAGGGCGCTCCTCGGTCAGGACGTCGGCCACACCAATAGTGTGGAGGCGGAGCAGCACTGACTCCTTCCAGCGGAGGTAACCGCTCTCTCCGTCCAACTGAGTGATGGGGAGCAGAGGCGGTGCAGCCGTGGGCACAGGTAGTACTGGCGACGACATCGATCCTTGCCTGCAGTGTTATGTTTCGTGTCATGATCTCACGGTCTGGTACAAGAAGCGCAATCATgatgtatgtgtatatatgcagGAATGTACGGACTAGTATTGCTGATCAACTAAATGATTAGAATACAGGTGCAAACTAGAATTTTAGGAATGACACAATGGACAGTGCCCATGCATGTAATAGTATTCATGATTCTATATGGTAGCAGCAGCATATATATTACTAGCTGCATCGAGTCTGAGCTCCATTTACCATTTTTGTAGTTGCCTAGATGGTATGTACCACCTCTGTTTCcaaatgtaagacgttttggcagttcaATTTAAACTGCCAAGACGTCTTATATTTAGGGACAGAGGGCGTACTAGTTAGTAGCAAGGGCCGTCAGTTTGATCATCATACATTGATGTATCTGCTACTTGGGTGGTGGCTGATACTTTCATCGGAGGACGGTGTTTAGAAATCAGATCGCTGTGGATGGAAGATTCATGGTACCAACATAACGACATGACAACATGCGGGAGCGTCGCTTTTATTCACAGAAGACTTCAAGTATAGTCCTCTCGAAACACGATTTCTCCATCCTTTATAAATAAAGGCACAAACGGCCGAACCGATACAAAGTGATGAGGAAGTCCTAATACAAGCGAgtcaaaaaagaaataaaacagcATTCGAGCAAGTGGAACAAGTGCCACCAACCCAACACCGAGCGTGAACACAGGAGACACCGCCCCTAACAAGATACACCGAGCGTGAACACAAGAGGCACCGAAGTACCGAACACACCAGTCATGACAACACCAGGATCACCCGCCACCCCTCCCCTTGCTACCCACATATCCAAGAGGAGACGCCACTGCTGCTGCTCGCTGCAGAGTCACCCGTGCAGCCTCACCATCCATAGCTGCAGCCCCGACTTCCAGGAGACACCCCACCGGGCCACCACCGCCAGGACACCGGGCTGCCGAAAAGCAGGCACCTTGGGACGGACAAGGCAAGGGAGGAACCATCTTGCCGTAGCACCACCACGATTAGGGACAGACAACACAGATGGCAGCCCACACACATGACACCCGGCTACGGGTGCCAGATCCCATATGGATCCGGCCCCACGACAGAtgggaacgaggatcaccggctctAGCCAGCATCATGTCATGGGCCGACTGCCCACCACACGATGCCAAGGCGCACCCACCCGAAGCAGACCACCGGGTAGCATGACTCCACAGGCCATGCGGTCGTTCAAAACCGACCAAGGAACAATTCACAAGGCCCGCTACCGCCCAAACCCTAGATCCCACTCGGCACTCGCCACCAGAGCCACACATGCCACCACCTCACGCTGCCCACCCAAGCCAGCCACAAGAAACCCGCAACACACCGTTCGTCGAGGGAGCCACCCCACGCCACTTGAGACCACTGCAATGCCATCTCTGGCCGCCCCGCCTGTCAGCTCAGGTGCACCACCCATCATGCAGCCTCACAGCGCTGTCCCACGCCAACGCCACCCCGCGCAGATTCACCGTCATGTCCAACGCGTAGCACAACGTCCCTGCCAGCCCGCAGTAAGACGCACTACTTGTATTGCACAAGAATGTCGGTGTACTAAGACATGGGTGCCTTCGTACCCTggcttgtgcacaggcagttgcagccTTCCCGCCGGCAAGGCTTGCCAGAGAGCTACTGCAAGCTAGACTCAAGATATTGATATACAAGACCGTGAGAAGACCTCCAGGCAGGTCATCGAGAAGTACTAAGTTAGTACAGAAGGACAAGATCCCAATTGCTGGCAAGCTCTGGCCCGGCAAGCCAAGACCCGACAAGCTCCTTGCCGGGAAGTTTTGCCTCTTTGCTTCTCGACCACTTCACCTCGTCGACCAGCTGATGGCTTGTCAAGATTAGGTGTCGAGCAGGCAGATGGCTTAGGGAAGATCATCAGGACGCGTGCCGGCGTGTCACGTAAAGTTTAAACTTTATTGACACCCATCTCATGGACGTGTCAAGAAGGTAGGGTTCGGCCAACCCGACGGCACAGAAGGAGAGACGGCTTTTGCCAAAGGATCATTATCAGCTCACGGCGCATTAAATGCCTTTGTCCTAGTCCGGCGGGATTAGGTTGGATAACATCGAGGCCACTATTCACATTTATGTAATGACCAtgttgccactatggtgaccccttttaccgaaaaaggcttccgccccgctttatatataaagaaaAGATCATCATCATCCGATACAAACGcacgccaccacaacacacgcacacaacCAAGGCAgaatacataggcgctgagcgcagcaacaccatccCTAGCACTATCACGAAGAGACGAAGCCGCATACGACGAATCGTGGGCTCCAAGACGGTGCCTTTAGGAAGGATACGATAGAGTTTCCCCTGGAACCACACGAAGGGCAGCGAGAGCCGcgacaacgccttcaagaagggaacgagctcCGCCATCgtcggtccgtccgaagatagaacgggttttcaccccggccaacactcaccACCACCGATCGCCACACCCCggctaccacgccgcccacacggccatggccaccgggcagcaccaagccacgggctctgcccatgagcaccgcgAAACCACCccaagggccgccgccccggcatccaagaccttgacaccacctcaccgAGATCtgccgctaccccaaccaaagagacgagcgGGAAGATCACGCCATTCCCACCCCTGGGCAGCCCCAGCACCGAGACACAATAGGCCGGCCAAACCGGGCCTCCATCGACTCGTCCTGcagcaccgggcgcgagacgagctaggTCCTGCGGCACCATGTGCGAGACGAGGtcggtcctgctgcatcgtgcgcgagacgagctcggttctACAACACCGTGCGCGAGACGAGGTCGGTCCTGCCGCACCGAAcgcgagacgagcgatggaccgCAGCTGGGAGCGGGCCAGCCCTTCGACGGAAGTAGAGCCCGGACGCCGAGAAGATGAAGCGAAGGTTGACACGGTCCGACCGCAGACGAGCCGACGCCGGGAGCCGGCCGTCGCCGCGGGCGGAGCCGCCAAGCCACCGTGTAGCCGGCACGCCACCGAGAGTCCACCGCCCATGGGCCGGACCTCCCCGCGCTGCCGCCCACGGCCGGAGCAACAGCCACACCAAGCTGCTGCCCAACCCGCGCCGCCCACCCCGAACCCTAGCCATATCCAAGACAAGCGCACCGCCACCCACCTCCATCTGCCACAGCCCACCTCCGGCCCCGACCAAACAGAGGAGAGGCAAGCCGAGACCCAACCGCTGCGCCGCCATCTCCGCCACCAGACCACGACGAGGACAACCGCACGCAGCCCGCCGCCCGCACCCACCGTGACTGGATCTAGCCGCCAGCCTTCACCACGCGGCCGTGCACCACCAGGATGTGGCCCGTCGTGCCACCACCGCACCCgcacgccaccaccagcgccggtgCGACGCCGCGCGGAGGAGCCCCACGGGAGCGCCACCACCCAGTCCGGAGTTGTCGGCCCGCGCCGGCCACCCGCACGAAGGGACGAaaggggccccgccgccgccggcggcgaccGGGCTTCGCCCGGCCCCGGCCTTTGGCggtggcgagggaggaggaggcgggaggagggggggggggcgctggcGGCGGTGGTTAGGTCGCCCTCCCCGTCGCCCGCGGGAGCGACTCGGGAGGGGATAAGGTTTTCTTGATAAAATTCCTGGTGACCCCTtttcgtctataaaaggaggcccaaggctacCTTGGCAAAGGTCGACACTTTGCTCACTCTTATACAGTAGTTGCACCTTGCACGCACCTTTTCCGGCAAGCTGCGCTTGTAACTTGAGCCCCAAGTAAATCCACCATagaacaggagtagggttttacgcccccACGGCAGCCTGAACCTGGATAGATCTCACGTGTGAACTGCTAGATTTGCTCTCTGTGCTCGTTGATCTCCCCAACCGAACTAGGCAAGGGGCCTCGCTGGTCCCATAGATCGTCGTACCCTGACAAAGAGGGAGAAGAGCCGCGCCGTCGCCATGCCTATGCCAATCAGGCTTCGCCCGACAGAGGGTCCTGgcagcgaggggaagggggaggacaGGGATGGAAGGGAGTGGAGGAGATGGCTACCGCGAGGTGGCAGCGTGGACGAGTGACACAAGAGAAGCAAAGCTCTACTTCTCTCAGAATCTAGCTAGTTAGCAACCACACTTTCAGTTCAAAGCCATAGCCTTGATGTCTACAACTACTGAAGTGCTAGTCCAACATCCCTAAAGCTCTAAGGTCCCTGGAAAGCGAGCGTTGTGGTGCATTGGGATTGTGGGGTGCCGCTGCGCCCCAATTGTGAATGTGTGGCCCGCTTTGGTTAGCCCACAAGCATGTGCACCTAACACAAACTATCTCGGTCCTTTGTCGTGCCACCTCCTGATCTCTCTTTCAAGCCCCACTCTTCCTCGAAATCGCTGCCGCCACTTCCTCCAATTCTGGTACAAGAGCCGCCACCATTGAATTGACGAACTCACGATAACACCAGGATCACCCGTCATTCCTCCCCTTGCTACCCACATATCCAAGAGGAGACAACACCACTGCTCACCGCAAAGTTACCCTTACAGCCTCACCATCCAGGGCCGACGCCCAGCTCCAGGAGACCCCACCGCCGCCAGGACACAGGATTGCGGAAAAGCGGGCACCTTGGAACGGACAAGGCGAGGAAGGAACCATCGTGCCGTAGCACCACCTTGCGCGGCTACCCACCCAAGCCAGACTCAATTCCTAGTAGGGTGGGTTTCCTTTAGGAAGAGAAATAGAACTTGGACTCGCCATGATATAAGGGAAGGTGGTCGGTACCGGAATTCTCAAGTCATCAATAAAATTAATTTTTCCCCCCAAGCTATCCTCCTCCTTACCTATCAACACCGGCAAGACGCCTACCCGCTGGATATTCATCGGCCCTCGGGCACCTCGAGGCCACAGGCACGCCCTCTGATCCCAAGAAAACATATACGGATATTGGTATTGTGTTTTACTGTCTTTCTGAAGTTTTCTAAATAGATGTGAAACAAGCTGCAGAACTGTGCTATATACATATttctagtagtactccctctgtaaactaatataagagtgtttagatcactactttagtgatctaaacgctcttatattagtttacggagggagtacttaaatTGAGCCACAATGCTGCATGTTGGAGAGTAAGGTTACTGGAGTACCAACTTTCT
Above is a window of Triticum dicoccoides isolate Atlit2015 ecotype Zavitan chromosome 5B, WEW_v2.0, whole genome shotgun sequence DNA encoding:
- the LOC119306351 gene encoding uncharacterized protein LOC119306351; this encodes MSLWDRAASLAPKLSSTSTPTLLSIDDENQVQDQPRQGSMSSPVLPVPTAAPPLLPITQLDGESGYLRWKESVLLRLHTIGVADVLTEERPLDEKTAAGKQWAHMDALCRGHILATLSDRLLPVYAPHATAAAVWRAVARTYDLDLTVDVPLRSVPYVKAITFQYTEDEPVMEQLALLEGLTTNSKLDNSTLCFIVKQFPTLSEKVAAHDYRLSMDEIWEIARRKERLARVQDIRRARDDPQTSDDPQTSDGQGSFSDGGQASRDDGGGREDGGQDSDAASLLDKVET